In Perca flavescens isolate YP-PL-M2 chromosome 7, PFLA_1.0, whole genome shotgun sequence, the following proteins share a genomic window:
- the LOC114558971 gene encoding uncharacterized protein LOC114558971 isoform X2, whose product MMEMTMCFPLLLLICSLSMAQLQTESDNNIIPHGNQAGSQVREPTNASDHQQTCTQDIHAVLREMSASLAEQRVEMRHLQRENEAQAAKLNELELQKTEVERQKTEVDKLKQQIQAQAAELITLKARSNVTEIQVEALKRDGEVQTAELITMKARTNVTENQVEALKRDGEVKQVAFSASLLASGSGTLGPFNTHTPLTFRYVITNIGNAYNPNTGFFIAPVRGAYHFEFYIGADGANSHASAVVLVKNGEHICIAYEHQTSGYGSSAKGTTLLLEVGDVVFLRLWVDSRIYDNDNHRSTFSGHLLFTM is encoded by the exons ATGATGGAGATGACAATGTGCTTTCCACTGTTGCTGCTGATCTGCTCTCTCTCCATGGCTCAGCTTCAGACAGAGTCTGACAACAACATTATTCCACATGGAAATCAAGCTGGATCCCAGGTAAGAGAACCAACGAATGCCTCTGACCACCAACAGACCTGCACACAAGACATCCATGCTGTGCTGAGAGAGATGAGCGCCTCGTTGGCTGAACAGAGGGTGGAGATGAGACACTtacagagagagaatgaag CACAAGCAGCTAAGCTGAATGAACTGGAGTTACAGAAGACTGAGGTGGAGAGGCAGAAGACTGAGGTGGACAAGCTAAAACAACAAATTCAAG cacaagcagcagagctgATCACTTTGAAAGCCAGGTCAAATGTCACAGAAATCCAGGTGGAGGCTctaaagagagatggagaag TACAGACAGCAGAGCTAATCACCATGAAAGCCAGGACAAATGTTACAGAAAACCAGGTGGAGGCTCtgaagagagatggagaag tcAAACAGGTGGCTTTCTCAGCCTCTCTGTTGGCTTCAGGCTCAGGAACTCTGGGaccatttaacacacacactcctctgaCCTTCAGATATGTCATCACAAACATTGGAAATGCCTACAACCCAAACACAG GTTTTTTCATTGCACCAGTGAGAGGAGCCTACCACTTTGAGTTCTACATAGGTGCAGATGGAGCTAATTCACATGCTTCAGCTGTTGTATTGGTCAAGAACGGAGAGCACATTTGCATTGCATATGAGCATCAGACATCCGGTTATGGCTCTTCTGCTAAGGGCACCACACTGCTTCTAGAGGTCGGAGATGTTGTGTTTCTGCGTCTGTGGGTTGACTCAAGAATATATGACAATGACAATCACAGAAGCACATTCAGTGGTCATCTGCTTTTTACCATGTGA
- the LOC114558971 gene encoding uncharacterized protein LOC114558971 isoform X1 has product MFLYGSSNLGFCDNDNHIYLVLFVLEPVSIINHDLQTESDNNIIPHGNQAGSQVREPTNASDHQQTCTQDIHAVLREMSASLAEQRVEMRHLQRENEAQAAKLNELELQKTEVERQKTEVDKLKQQIQAQAAELITLKARSNVTEIQVEALKRDGEVQTAELITMKARTNVTENQVEALKRDGEVKQVAFSASLLASGSGTLGPFNTHTPLTFRYVITNIGNAYNPNTGFFIAPVRGAYHFEFYIGADGANSHASAVVLVKNGEHICIAYEHQTSGYGSSAKGTTLLLEVGDVVFLRLWVDSRIYDNDNHRSTFSGHLLFTM; this is encoded by the exons ATGTTTCTTTATGGCTCATCTAACTTGGGTTTCTG tGACAATGACAATCACATCTATCTAGTACTGTTTGTCTTAGAACCTGTCAGCATTATCAACCATGAC CTTCAGACAGAGTCTGACAACAACATTATTCCACATGGAAATCAAGCTGGATCCCAGGTAAGAGAACCAACGAATGCCTCTGACCACCAACAGACCTGCACACAAGACATCCATGCTGTGCTGAGAGAGATGAGCGCCTCGTTGGCTGAACAGAGGGTGGAGATGAGACACTtacagagagagaatgaag CACAAGCAGCTAAGCTGAATGAACTGGAGTTACAGAAGACTGAGGTGGAGAGGCAGAAGACTGAGGTGGACAAGCTAAAACAACAAATTCAAG cacaagcagcagagctgATCACTTTGAAAGCCAGGTCAAATGTCACAGAAATCCAGGTGGAGGCTctaaagagagatggagaag TACAGACAGCAGAGCTAATCACCATGAAAGCCAGGACAAATGTTACAGAAAACCAGGTGGAGGCTCtgaagagagatggagaag tcAAACAGGTGGCTTTCTCAGCCTCTCTGTTGGCTTCAGGCTCAGGAACTCTGGGaccatttaacacacacactcctctgaCCTTCAGATATGTCATCACAAACATTGGAAATGCCTACAACCCAAACACAG GTTTTTTCATTGCACCAGTGAGAGGAGCCTACCACTTTGAGTTCTACATAGGTGCAGATGGAGCTAATTCACATGCTTCAGCTGTTGTATTGGTCAAGAACGGAGAGCACATTTGCATTGCATATGAGCATCAGACATCCGGTTATGGCTCTTCTGCTAAGGGCACCACACTGCTTCTAGAGGTCGGAGATGTTGTGTTTCTGCGTCTGTGGGTTGACTCAAGAATATATGACAATGACAATCACAGAAGCACATTCAGTGGTCATCTGCTTTTTACCATGTGA
- the LOC114558971 gene encoding uncharacterized protein LOC114558971 isoform X3, giving the protein MFLYGSSNLGFCDNDNHIYLVLFVLEPVSIINHDLQTESDNNIIPHGNQAGSQVREPTNASDHQQTCTQDIHAVLREMSASLAEQRVEMRHLQRENEAQAAKLNELELQKTEVERQKTEVDKLKQQIQAQAAELITLKARSNVTEIQVEALKRDGEVKQVAFSASLLASGSGTLGPFNTHTPLTFRYVITNIGNAYNPNTGFFIAPVRGAYHFEFYIGADGANSHASAVVLVKNGEHICIAYEHQTSGYGSSAKGTTLLLEVGDVVFLRLWVDSRIYDNDNHRSTFSGHLLFTM; this is encoded by the exons ATGTTTCTTTATGGCTCATCTAACTTGGGTTTCTG tGACAATGACAATCACATCTATCTAGTACTGTTTGTCTTAGAACCTGTCAGCATTATCAACCATGAC CTTCAGACAGAGTCTGACAACAACATTATTCCACATGGAAATCAAGCTGGATCCCAGGTAAGAGAACCAACGAATGCCTCTGACCACCAACAGACCTGCACACAAGACATCCATGCTGTGCTGAGAGAGATGAGCGCCTCGTTGGCTGAACAGAGGGTGGAGATGAGACACTtacagagagagaatgaag CACAAGCAGCTAAGCTGAATGAACTGGAGTTACAGAAGACTGAGGTGGAGAGGCAGAAGACTGAGGTGGACAAGCTAAAACAACAAATTCAAG cacaagcagcagagctgATCACTTTGAAAGCCAGGTCAAATGTCACAGAAATCCAGGTGGAGGCTctaaagagagatggagaag tcAAACAGGTGGCTTTCTCAGCCTCTCTGTTGGCTTCAGGCTCAGGAACTCTGGGaccatttaacacacacactcctctgaCCTTCAGATATGTCATCACAAACATTGGAAATGCCTACAACCCAAACACAG GTTTTTTCATTGCACCAGTGAGAGGAGCCTACCACTTTGAGTTCTACATAGGTGCAGATGGAGCTAATTCACATGCTTCAGCTGTTGTATTGGTCAAGAACGGAGAGCACATTTGCATTGCATATGAGCATCAGACATCCGGTTATGGCTCTTCTGCTAAGGGCACCACACTGCTTCTAGAGGTCGGAGATGTTGTGTTTCTGCGTCTGTGGGTTGACTCAAGAATATATGACAATGACAATCACAGAAGCACATTCAGTGGTCATCTGCTTTTTACCATGTGA